Within Conexibacter woesei DSM 14684, the genomic segment TCGGTCGCCAAGCTCGCGCAGCTCGGGGCGTGGGGCGTCAACCTGCACGACGAGGACCTCGTCCCGTGGGGTTCCTCGCCGTCCGAGCGCGACCGGATCGTCGCGCGCTTCAAGGTCGCGCTCGGCGAAAGCGGCCTGGACGTCGGGATGGCGACCACCAACCTGTTCGCGCATCCGGCCTTCAAGGACGGCGCCTTCACGTCCAACGACCGGCGCGTCCGGCGAGCGGCGATCGGCAAGGCGATGCGCTCGATCGATCTCGGTGCCGAGCTCGGCGCCGAGGTGTACGTGTTCTGGGGCGGCCGTGAAGGGACGGAGTCCGGTGTGGCCAAGGATCCGCGCGATGCGCTCGAGCGTTACCGCGAGGCGATCGACGTCTTGGCCGACTACGCCGTCGAGCAGGGGTATGCCATGCGCTTCGCGATCGAGCCGAAGCCCAACGAGCCGCGCGGGGACAACTTCCTGCCGACGGTCGGCCATGCCCTGCACTTCGTCTCGACGTTGCAGCGGCCCGAGATGGTCGGGGTCAACCCGGAGGTGGCGCACGACACGATGGCCGGCCTGTCGATCCACCACGCCGTCGGTCAGGCGCTGTGGGCCGGCAAGCTCTTCCACATCGACCTCAACTCGCAGCGCATCGGCCGCTACGACCAGGACTACCGCTTCGGCGCCGAGGACTTGAAGGAGTGCTTCCTGTTGGTGCGGCTGCTGGAGCGCGCCGGCTATGCGGGCCCGCTTGCGTTCGACGCGCACGCGTACCGCAATGAGAGCGCGGAGGGCGTGTGGGAGTTCGCTCGGGGCTGCATGGCGACGTACACGGCGCTCGCCGAGCGGGCGCGCCATTTCGACGCGCTCCCCGAGGTGCAGGAGGCATTGGCCGCGGCATCCACCGGCGAGCTGACTGTGACGACCGTCGGCGGCGATGGGGCCCCGGTGCTCAAGGCAGAGGCGGACTCGCTCGACGCGCTCGCCGAACGCGGGTACTTCAATGAGCGCCTCGACCAGCTGCTGGTCGAGGCGCTCATGGGAGTGCGTTGACGTGCCCGCACGGTTCCGAACGACACAAGGAGAGAGGTAGCCATGTCCCGACCGACCCTGGTCACGCCAGCGCTGTTGATCAGCGCCGCGCTCGCGTTCGCGGCGTGCGGCAGCAGCGACAGCTCGTCGAAGAGCGGCAGCAAAGACACCGGCATCGCCGCCGCGGAGGGAACGCAGCCGGTCGCCGGCCGGCCGATGCCCGTCGACAATCCGGACAAGCAGCCGGTCAGAATCGCGATCATCAGCGCGCCGCCGCAGATCGCTGAGTTCTTCAAGGCCGTCACGGCCGGCGCGCTGCGCGCCGACGACGTCCTGACGGCGCACGGCGGCAGCGTCGACTACGTGAACGTCACGGACTTCACCGTCGGCGGCATCAACAGCGCGGTCCGCACCGCGATCAGCCAAGGCTACGACGCGATCGCGGTCTCGATGCTCAGCTCGGGCAACTGCGCGCCGCTGAAGGAGGCCACCGCCAAGGGGATCAAGGTCGCGAGTCTCGCCGGCAACGCGGAGTGCGCTGAGAGCAGCGGCGCCCTCTTCTTCCATGGCGAGGACAGCTTGAAGGCGTGGGCCGGCGTGGGCAAGACCATGGTCGACGCCACAGGCGGGCAGGAGTGCAAGGTCGGGATCATCACCGGCTCGTTCAGCGTCGAGGCGCACGAGCAGCGCCGGAACGGCTTCATCGACGGGCTCGAGGGCAGCAACGTGTCACCGGTCAGCAAGGGGGTCGAGGGCGGCGTCGATCCCGCGAAGACCCAGGCGGCGACGCGCGACTACGTGAGCGCCAACCCCGACCTGTGCGGGATCGCCGTGCTCGTCAACGACAACGGCGCGGCGGCCGCCGCGCTCACGCCCGAGCAGGCGAAGAAGATCAAGGTCATCTCCGCCGACCTCACGACGGGCATCGAGAAGCAGATCGGGAACGGCAAGCAGTACGCGAGCTTCACGCAGGACCCGTTCGGCGAGTCCTACGACACCGCGATCTGGCTGTACAACGCCGTGATCACCGGCAAGGGACCGGAAGGGGGATTCTTCCAGCCGGTCGAAGGCGTGCTGGTCACGAAGGACAACCTGGAAGCCGCAGTCGAGGCGCAGAGCAACGGCGAGCGATGACCGAGCGGATCGCGCTTCGCACCGAGAACCTCACCAAGCGCTACGGCGGCGTCGTGGCCCTCGCCGGGGTGGATGTCAGCATCCGCCCCGGGGAGGTGACCGCACTGCTCGGTGAGAACGGCGCCGGGAAGTCGACGTTCGTTGCGTGCTGCTCCGGCGCGCGAGCACCGGACGACGGCGCGATCCACCTCGACGGCGTCGAGCAGCGGTTCCGCTCGCCGCACGCCGCGGCGGCCGCCGGCGTCGCGGTGGTCCATCAGGAGCCGCAGATGCTCGAGGACCAGACGGTCGCGCAGAACGTCAACGTCGCGATGCTCGCCGGCGGCGGCCGTCAGGTCCTCTCGCGAACCCGGGTCGAGGCGCTGGCCGGCGATCAGCTGGCCTCGCTCGGGCTGGCGCATGCGCTGGACCCCGCTCAGCCGATCCGACGGTTGAGCGGCGCCCAGCGGCAGCTGGTGGAGATCGCGCGGGCACTCGTGATCGAGCCCAAGGTGCTGTTCCTCGACGAGCCCAACGCGAGCCTCGGCGACGAGGAGACCGAGCTGCTGTTCGGCGTCGTCGGGCGCCTGCGGAGCCGCGGCGTGGCGGTCGTCCTCATCAGCCACCGGCTGCGGGACGTCTACCGGATCGCCGAGCGTGTGGTCATCATGCGCGACGGGAGCAAGGTCGCCG encodes:
- the xylA gene encoding xylose isomerase, whose amino-acid sequence is MTDMGSRHRFTFGLWTVGNPGRDPFGGPTRAPVDPVESVAKLAQLGAWGVNLHDEDLVPWGSSPSERDRIVARFKVALGESGLDVGMATTNLFAHPAFKDGAFTSNDRRVRRAAIGKAMRSIDLGAELGAEVYVFWGGREGTESGVAKDPRDALERYREAIDVLADYAVEQGYAMRFAIEPKPNEPRGDNFLPTVGHALHFVSTLQRPEMVGVNPEVAHDTMAGLSIHHAVGQALWAGKLFHIDLNSQRIGRYDQDYRFGAEDLKECFLLVRLLERAGYAGPLAFDAHAYRNESAEGVWEFARGCMATYTALAERARHFDALPEVQEALAAASTGELTVTTVGGDGAPVLKAEADSLDALAERGYFNERLDQLLVEALMGVR
- a CDS encoding sugar ABC transporter substrate-binding protein, translating into MSRPTLVTPALLISAALAFAACGSSDSSSKSGSKDTGIAAAEGTQPVAGRPMPVDNPDKQPVRIAIISAPPQIAEFFKAVTAGALRADDVLTAHGGSVDYVNVTDFTVGGINSAVRTAISQGYDAIAVSMLSSGNCAPLKEATAKGIKVASLAGNAECAESSGALFFHGEDSLKAWAGVGKTMVDATGGQECKVGIITGSFSVEAHEQRRNGFIDGLEGSNVSPVSKGVEGGVDPAKTQAATRDYVSANPDLCGIAVLVNDNGAAAAALTPEQAKKIKVISADLTTGIEKQIGNGKQYASFTQDPFGESYDTAIWLYNAVITGKGPEGGFFQPVEGVLVTKDNLEAAVEAQSNGER